The Zerene cesonia ecotype Mississippi chromosome 14, Zerene_cesonia_1.1, whole genome shotgun sequence genome window below encodes:
- the LOC119832079 gene encoding uncharacterized protein LOC119832079 — protein sequence MEILSFVRELVQGAVEHAASYRLGQTCIRYMDKVLWTVEKCARWAVPPPLDQDERQQPQLIRPLPWVFFLMLLILLRLTRESISLVNLAFGKPPFRSADMVSFIQSKRRYLRTLKYQGTRMMRARSEAPGDSWRSSLYGLFQFTMCFRRHHYANNNTTQASNNDEVLVVKRTKRGRQSASPMASTSETSMERLIEKMMVDLDADSDESSSYTLTNAASLKSDRSDYTESDQEFYKESNNSSALYTSTPERELSREEKRSDLETILNFVQSERNGQNHKFANGTYTLPAKERIAEGELIY from the exons ATGGAAATACTGTCGTTCGTCAGAGAGCTGGTACAGGGGGCGGTGGAACACGCGGCGAGCTACCGTCTGGGGCAGACCTGTATCCGCTACATGGACAAGGTGCTGTGGACAGTGGAGAAGTGTGCACGATGGGCTGTGCCACCACCGT TGGATCAAGATGAAAGGCAGCAGCCGCAACTGATACGACCGTTACCGTGGGTGTTTTTCCTGATGCTGCTTATATTGCTGCGGTTGACCAGAGAGTCGATATCCCTCGTTAATCTGGCGTTTGGGAAACCACCGTTTAGATCTGCTGATATG gtcTCGTTCATACAAAGCAAGCGTCGCTACCTGCGCACGCTGAAGTACCAAGGCACGCGCATGATGCGCGCGCGCAGCGAGGCCCCGGGCGACTCCTGGAGGAGCAGCCTGTACGGGCTGTTCCAGTTCACCATGTGCTTCCGGAGACACCACTatgcgaataataatactactcAGGCGAGCAACAATGATGAGGTGCTG GTAGTGAAACGCACTAAACGTGGGCGCCAGTCGGCCAGCCCGATGGCGTCGACCAGTGAGACGAGCATGGAGCGACTCATCGAGAAGATGATGGTGGATTTGGATGCTGATTCAGATGAATCCTCCAGCTACACG ttaacaaACGCGGCGAGCTTGAAAAGCGACAGGTCGGATTATACGGAATCTGACCAGGAATTCTACAAAGAGTCAAATAACAGCAGCGCATTGTACACTTCCACGCCAGAGAGGGAGCTGTCGAGGGAGGAGAAAAGGAGTGACCTGGAGACAATATTGAACTTCGTACAGAGTGAACGCAACGGGCAGAATCATAAATTCG caAATGGAACATATACATTGCCAGCCAAAGAAAG gaTCGCAGAAGGGGAGCTGATATATTGA